The genomic DNA CTTTCCACGAGGCCGGGTTCCGGCCCGGCGATGCCCTGGTCTTCGGCTGCGAAACCCGCGGCCTGCCCGACGCCCTCCTCGCCCGCTACCCCGGACAGGTCCTCGGTATCCCCGTCTGGCCCGACCACGTCCGCTCCCTGAACCTCTCGACGGCCGCCGGCATCGCCCTCTACGAGGCCCTGCGGCAGGTCCAGAACACCACGGATTTCGCGGATAGCACGGATGGGAAGCCCATCACCAACTAGCGGCGCAGGGGACGACGTTTCCCGCTCTCCCCGATCCGCGCCGTCTGCGTAATCCGCGGTTAAAAAAGGTCATTTTCGATTTGAACTTTTTGCCTCGTATGCGGTCTTACTATATCGTGCGTTTTGCATAAGGAAGGAGAGCTCTATCCATGAATACGGGAATCGGCATCATCAACGAGAGGGTGAAGCAGGAAAGCGGCTTCATCGCGGCGCTGCGGAGCGAAATCGAAAAGGTCATCATCGGCCAGAAATACCTGGTGGACCGCCTGATCGTCGGCCTGCTGGCCAACGGGCACATCCTGCTGGAGGGCGTCCCGGGCCTGGCCAAGACCCTCTCGGTCAAGACCCTCGCCGCCGCCCTGGACATGTCGTTCCAGCGAATCCAGTTCACGCCCGACCTGCTCCCCGCCGACCTGGTCGGCACGCTGGTCTATAATCCGAAGGAAGGCTCGTTCACCACGAAGAAGGGGCCGCTCTTCGCCCATATCATCCTCGCCGACGAAATCAACCGCGCGCCGGCCAAGGTCCAGAGCGCGCTGCTGGAGGCCATGCAGGAGCGCCAGGTGACCATCGGCCAGGAAACCTTCCCGCTGCCGAAGCCGTTCCTCGTGCTCGCGACCGAGAATCCGATCGAGCAGGAAGGCACCTATCCCCTCCCCGAGGCGCAGGTGGACCGGTTCATGCTCAAGCTGCGGATCACCTATCCCTCCCTCGAGGAGGAGCGCCGCATCCTCGACGCCATGGCCGTCACCAACAAGCAGTTCGACGTCCGGCCCGCCGTGAAGCCCGAGGCCATCCTGCAGGCGCAGCAAGTCGTGGACGACATCTACGTGGACGACAAGATCAAGGACTACATCTTGAGCATCGTCTTCGCCACCCGCGAGCCGGAGAAGCACAAGCTCGCGCTCAAGGAGTTCATCCGCTACGGCGCCTCGCCGCGCGCGACGATCTACCTGACCGTCGCCGCCCGCGCCCACGCCTTCCTCTCCGGCCGCGGCTACGTGACGCCCCAGGACGTGAAATCCGTCGCGCCGGACGTCCTGCGCCACCGCGTCATCGTCTCGTACGAGGCCGAGGCCGAGGAGATGAACTCGGACGACGTGATCGCGAAGATCCTGAACGAATTACCGGTGCCGTGAACGAAAGATGAACCGCAGAGTACACAGAGGGCACGGAGGTAACCCAGAGGCTTCGCGCAGCCGAAAAGCCCTTAGCGCCTCTGTGTCCTCCGTGGTTCACCCTCCTAAAGGGCGGATATCATGATCCCGAAGGAGATCATAAAGAAGGTCCGGCAGATCCAGATCCGGACGCGCCACAAGGTCGCCGACGTCTTCGCCGGCCAGTACCATAGCGTGTTCAAGGGCCGCGGCATGGAGTTCCAGGAGGTCCGCGAGTACGTGCCGGGCGACGATATCCGGTCCATCGACTGGAACGTCACGGCGCGGATGGGTCATCCCTTCGTCAAGAAGTTCACGGAGGAGCGCGAGTTGACCGTCATGCTGCTCCTGGACATCAGCGCGTCGAACCTCTTCGGCGGCACGGCGCAACTGAAGAAGGACCTCGCCGCCGAGCTGGCGGCCGTGCTGGCGTTCGCCGCGATCCAGAACCAGGACCGCGTGGGCCTGATCCTGTTTTCGGACGAGGTCGAGGGCTACGTCGCCCCGCGCAAGGGGGTCTCGCACGTGCTGCGGGTGATCCGCGAGGCGCTCTACTTCCAGCCGAAGCGCCGCGGCACGGCCCTGGTCCCGGCGCTGGACTTCCTCAACCACGTCATGGCCCGCAAGACGGTGTCCTTCCTCATCAGCGATTTCGTGAGCGGCGAGGAGCTCAAGCCGGCGCTATCCGTCAGCGCCCGGCGGCACGACCTGATTGCCCTGCTTGTCGGCGACCGCCGGGAGCGGGCCTGGCCCGCCGCCGGCCTCGTGGAGTGGCGGGACGCGGAGACCGGGCGGCTGTACCTCGCCGACACGTCGTCCTCCGCGGTCCGCCGGCAGTTCGCGGAACTCCAGCAGGACCGGCGGAAACAAACCCTCGCGCTCCTGCGCGGCTGCAGCGTGGACGCCGTCGAGGTGTACGCCGGCGAGCCGTACGAGCGCGAGTTGATGAAGTTTTTCCGTACAAGGGAGCGGCGGTTCCGAACATGAGCAGGCTGTTCACAACCGGCGGCGCGCTGCTGGTGATGCTCGCGGGCTTTTCCTGCAAGCCGCGCGCAAGCTCCGCCCCTTCCCCGCAGGCCGACTTCGCCATCCAGGCGGCCTTGAGCACGAACGTCCTGCGGGTGGGCGACGTGGCCGAGCTGACCCTGGCCGCGGCGCATCCCGCGGGCTCGCGGATGGAGCCGCCGCGCCTGGACCGCGAGCGGGAAATCGTCGTCCGCGAGCAGCGGCTGGACAGCGAAGCCCTGCCGGACGGCCGGCTCTACAGCCGCGCCCGGTACCGGCTGACGTCCCTCGCCCTGGGCGAGCACACCGTGTCCACCGGCGAGGTGGCCTTCGTCCTGGCGGACGGGACCCGGCACGTGGAGGGCTTCCCGCCGGTGACGTTCCGCGTGGACAGCGTCCTGACGAACGAGGCCGCGGAACTGCGGG from Kiritimatiellia bacterium includes the following:
- a CDS encoding DUF58 domain-containing protein, whose amino-acid sequence is MIPKEIIKKVRQIQIRTRHKVADVFAGQYHSVFKGRGMEFQEVREYVPGDDIRSIDWNVTARMGHPFVKKFTEERELTVMLLLDISASNLFGGTAQLKKDLAAELAAVLAFAAIQNQDRVGLILFSDEVEGYVAPRKGVSHVLRVIREALYFQPKRRGTALVPALDFLNHVMARKTVSFLISDFVSGEELKPALSVSARRHDLIALLVGDRRERAWPAAGLVEWRDAETGRLYLADTSSSAVRRQFAELQQDRRKQTLALLRGCSVDAVEVYAGEPYERELMKFFRTRERRFRT
- a CDS encoding MoxR family ATPase gives rise to the protein MNTGIGIINERVKQESGFIAALRSEIEKVIIGQKYLVDRLIVGLLANGHILLEGVPGLAKTLSVKTLAAALDMSFQRIQFTPDLLPADLVGTLVYNPKEGSFTTKKGPLFAHIILADEINRAPAKVQSALLEAMQERQVTIGQETFPLPKPFLVLATENPIEQEGTYPLPEAQVDRFMLKLRITYPSLEEERRILDAMAVTNKQFDVRPAVKPEAILQAQQVVDDIYVDDKIKDYILSIVFATREPEKHKLALKEFIRYGASPRATIYLTVAARAHAFLSGRGYVTPQDVKSVAPDVLRHRVIVSYEAEAEEMNSDDVIAKILNELPVP